In the genome of Candidatus Omnitrophota bacterium, one region contains:
- a CDS encoding DNA internalization-related competence protein ComEC/Rec2, producing MNPALSNPDKDLARKGGAKRPALYLAIFFSVGIIAARSFNLPFILTLPVVLCSVLLTLIFSRIKSASHLGIYLAMLFLGMAFYQNSIILPSDHISTLVSGGPNRIFVRGTVAGDPVAGESFYGTDKTTFDLDVMSLKDASGWNKARGILRVICYSKNAGSFRYGDEVVLEGLISKITSLKNPGLFDYSEYMALRGIYSSLKTNKDFVCEKTGRARAGIVKRAAYALHNKINSYLDEYITGPHNGFLKAILIGDRTGLGKGVKDDFVKTGTVHILAISGLHIALIGAVILALLGALRVPKKLNLILTVVFLTVYTFASGSNPPVVRAVIMFSILAAGYLVNRDADVLNSLAVAALVILLYNPKELFDPSFQLSFVSLGSIVIFGPKIDKAFGMSDIKPDTFIAKARLYILKGISVSIAAWLGTWPVVVSYFNIVSPISVLANLIAIPALFLLIAVSFLFLLTAGISGFMAAILAEVLSTIDAVLFSINHYIAGLPFSYFRFGNIPAGLIISYYALISLVLIPKEFSLGRRKTRRKYILMVLLAAANFFIWQGVLIAGREYPKVTFLDVGHGDSALIELPGKGKILIDGGSGGEENRFDVGEAVVAPYLWSKGITNIDAVIVTHFHEDHIGGIIYILKNFKVGCVIDNGASPSGGKLHGEYSRIIKDRGIPHLVVREGDMIDLSGSASFLVLNPEKTEGLSDSNENSIVMKLLFKSSSVLFCADVTGRSVERLNSYGGFLRSDVMKVPHHGGKMGDDAVVETFFRNVSPKICVVSSGAAHDKKSSSESVAKYTTHLNTMVYDTKDVGAVTLLADPKRFLIRVAKLNKN from the coding sequence ATGAACCCCGCCCTTTCTAATCCAGATAAAGATTTGGCAAGAAAGGGCGGGGCTAAGAGACCCGCGCTGTATCTGGCGATATTTTTCTCCGTCGGTATTATTGCCGCAAGGTCGTTCAACCTTCCGTTTATCCTGACCCTGCCCGTTGTATTATGTTCCGTTCTTCTGACGTTAATATTTTCCAGAATAAAGTCTGCATCACACCTTGGTATTTACCTGGCGATGCTGTTTCTGGGGATGGCCTTTTACCAGAATTCAATTATCCTGCCTTCCGACCACATATCCACACTCGTTTCAGGCGGCCCTAATAGGATATTCGTCAGAGGCACCGTCGCCGGAGATCCTGTCGCCGGCGAGTCATTTTATGGGACGGATAAAACGACCTTCGATCTCGATGTGATGTCACTGAAGGACGCTTCGGGATGGAATAAAGCAAGAGGTATCCTTAGGGTCATATGCTACTCCAAAAACGCCGGGTCATTCCGTTATGGCGATGAGGTGGTGCTTGAAGGGCTGATATCAAAGATAACCTCGCTGAAAAATCCCGGGTTGTTCGATTACTCCGAATATATGGCCTTAAGAGGGATATATTCTTCGCTCAAGACGAATAAAGATTTCGTCTGTGAAAAGACGGGCCGCGCCCGCGCCGGTATCGTCAAGAGGGCGGCCTATGCCCTGCACAATAAGATCAATTCATATTTAGATGAATATATTACCGGGCCTCACAACGGTTTTTTAAAAGCCATCCTTATAGGCGACAGAACCGGCCTTGGAAAAGGCGTGAAAGATGACTTTGTCAAGACGGGAACCGTGCATATACTGGCGATAAGCGGCCTTCATATAGCGCTGATAGGGGCCGTGATACTGGCATTACTTGGCGCCTTAAGAGTCCCTAAAAAACTTAATCTTATACTTACGGTCGTATTCCTGACCGTCTATACTTTTGCGTCAGGCTCAAATCCGCCAGTCGTAAGAGCCGTCATAATGTTCTCTATCCTCGCGGCCGGATACCTGGTAAACAGGGACGCCGATGTGCTGAATTCCCTGGCCGTCGCGGCGCTTGTGATACTTTTGTATAACCCAAAAGAGTTGTTCGACCCGAGTTTTCAGCTCTCATTCGTATCTTTGGGCAGCATAGTCATTTTTGGCCCGAAAATAGACAAAGCATTTGGAATGAGCGATATCAAGCCGGACACTTTCATTGCTAAAGCAAGGCTGTACATTTTAAAAGGAATATCAGTTTCTATAGCCGCCTGGCTCGGAACGTGGCCTGTGGTCGTATCTTATTTCAACATAGTTTCTCCTATATCCGTATTGGCAAATCTCATCGCTATTCCGGCGCTTTTTCTGCTGATTGCCGTGTCGTTCTTGTTCCTGTTGACGGCAGGGATATCCGGATTCATGGCCGCTATTCTCGCGGAGGTATTGAGTACGATCGACGCGGTCTTGTTTTCAATCAACCATTATATCGCCGGATTGCCGTTTTCTTATTTCAGGTTCGGCAATATTCCCGCCGGTTTAATCATCTCCTATTACGCGCTGATATCCCTGGTCCTTATACCCAAAGAGTTTTCACTCGGAAGGCGAAAGACGCGCAGGAAATACATCTTAATGGTCTTATTGGCGGCGGCGAATTTCTTTATCTGGCAAGGAGTTTTAATCGCCGGGCGTGAATACCCAAAGGTGACTTTTCTCGATGTGGGCCACGGGGACTCCGCTTTAATAGAACTGCCAGGGAAAGGCAAAATCCTGATAGACGGCGGCAGCGGCGGTGAAGAGAACAGGTTCGATGTCGGAGAGGCTGTCGTCGCGCCGTACCTGTGGAGTAAAGGTATAACCAATATTGACGCGGTCATCGTCACGCATTTTCACGAGGACCATATCGGCGGCATAATCTATATATTGAAGAATTTTAAAGTAGGATGCGTTATCGATAACGGCGCTTCGCCGTCCGGCGGAAAGCTGCACGGTGAGTATTCCAGGATCATCAAAGACCGCGGCATACCGCATCTGGTTGTTCGCGAAGGCGACATGATAGATCTTTCGGGTTCTGCCTCTTTTTTAGTGTTGAACCCTGAAAAAACAGAAGGCCTGTCGGATTCCAACGAAAATTCCATCGTGATGAAACTTTTATTTAAGTCCTCGAGCGTATTATTCTGCGCCGATGTGACCGGAAGATCGGTAGAGAGGTTGAATTCTTACGGCGGATTTCTAAGGTCTGATGTAATGAAGGTGCCGCATCACGGCGGGAAGATGGGAGACGATGCTGTAGTTGAAACTTTTTTCCGGAATGTTTCTCCGAAGATATGTGTGGTGAGTTCCGGAGCGGCGCATGATAAAAAATCCTCTTCGGAAAGCGTCGCAAAATACACAACACATTTGAATACAATGGTTTATGATACAAAAGATGTTGGAGCAGTGACACTTCTGGCAGATCCAAAGCGGTTTTTAATAAGGGTAGCTAAATTGAATAAAAACTAA
- a CDS encoding helix-hairpin-helix domain-containing protein, with amino-acid sequence MFNLEKIERYIIIFLILSLLLGLAVSAHKRSGRPIAVKMRSFDTGVRDRGSDAEETSFRRVKVDINSAGREELMKLKGVGPVMADRIIEYRSSEGSFTYVEDIKKVKGIGPAFFEKIKDNITVE; translated from the coding sequence ATGTTCAATCTGGAAAAAATCGAACGTTACATAATCATCTTTCTTATACTGTCGCTCTTGCTCGGCCTTGCCGTAAGCGCCCATAAAAGGTCAGGGCGGCCCATTGCGGTAAAGATGCGCAGTTTTGATACAGGGGTCAGAGACCGGGGTTCTGACGCTGAAGAGACCTCCTTTCGCAGAGTAAAGGTCGACATAAACTCCGCCGGCCGGGAAGAGCTTATGAAGCTGAAAGGCGTGGGGCCCGTCATGGCGGACCGTATAATAGAATACCGCTCGTCTGAGGGCTCGTTTACCTACGTCGAAGATATCAAGAAAGTGAAAGGAATAGGGCCCGCTTTTTTTGAAAAGATTAAAGACAATATAACAGTAGAATGA